A window from Anser cygnoides isolate HZ-2024a breed goose chromosome 1, Taihu_goose_T2T_genome, whole genome shotgun sequence encodes these proteins:
- the PHYH gene encoding phytanoyl-CoA dioxygenase, peroxisomal, whose translation MEQLGKRSGPAARLDTILRHLSPRLGTAPALTSIPTSAQVSAAPQPGRFRYTLDNNVLTPEQRQFYEDNGYLLVKKLVSDEDIERFRKEFIRICKKEVSLPGAMIMKNEALKSEYGQSENIVNKVQDFQEDEELFRYCTLPQVLKYVECFTGPNIMAMHTMLINKLPDSDKQTFLHPMHQDLHYFPFRPADRIVCSWTAMERADETNGCLVVQPGTHKEPLKPHAYPQREGKTNKLFHGIIDYDENGPKVHLVMEKGDTVFFHPLLIHGSGINRTSGFRKSISCHFASSEGYYIDVKNTIQEDLEKELQEMVQKKYSLPSMKLRDIWNFRARLVQGERINL comes from the exons AtggagcagctggggaagagGTCGGGGCCGGCGGCTCGGCTGGACACCATCCTCCGGCACCTCTCGCCccggctggggacagcccctgcTCTT ACAAGCATTCCTACTTCAGCACAAGTTAGTGCTGCTCCTCAGCCAGGGAGGTTTCG CTATACCCTGGACAACAACGTCCTCACCCCAGAGCAAAGGCAGTTCTATGAAGATAACGGTTATCTGCTCGTTAAGAAGCTCGTTTCTGATGAGGACATTGAGCGCTTCAG GAAGGAGTTCATAAGGATCTGTAAGAAGGAGGTGAGCCTCCCGGGAGCTATGATTATGAAAAATGAGGCCCTGAAATCCGAGTATGGCCAGTCTGAAAATATAGTTAATAAAGTGCAGGACTTCCAGGAAGATGAGGAGCTCTTCAGATACTGCACCCTGCCCCAg gTCCTCAAATACGTTGAGTGCTTCACAGGGCCAAACATAATGGCAATGCACACCATGCTGATAAACAAACTTCCAGATTCTG ATAAGCAGACTTTTCTCCACCCCATGCATCAGGACCTGCACTATTTCCCGTTCCGGCCGGCGGACCGCATCGTGTGCTCCTGGACCGCCATGGAGAGGGCTGACGAGACCAACGGGTGCCTGGTCGTGCAGCCGGGCACGCACAAGGAGCCCCTGAAGCCTCACGCCTACCCGCAGCGGGAG ggtAAGACAAACAAGCTTTTCCACGGGATTATCGATTACGACGAGAACGGTCCCAAGGTTCACCTTGTCATGGAGAAGGGAGACACGGTGTTCTTCCATCCGCTGCTCATTCACGGCTCTGGGATAAACAGGACGTCGGGTTTCCGAAAG AGTATAAGCTGCCACTTTGCCAGCTCGGAGGGCTACTACATCGATGTCAAGAACACGATCCAAGAAGACCTGGAGAAAGAACTGCAAGAAATGGtacaaaagaaatacagcttgCCTTCAATGAAACTCAGG gatATCTGGAACTTCCGAGCACGGCTTGTGCAAGGGGAAAGGATTAATCTGTAG
- the SEPHS1 gene encoding selenide, water dikinase 1 isoform X1, which produces MSVRESFNPESYELDKSFRLTRFTELKGTGCKVPQDVLQKLLESLQENHFQEDEQFLGAVMPRLGIGMDTCVIPLRHGGLSLVQTTDYIYPIVDDPYMMGRIACANVLSDLYAMGVTECDNMLMLLGISNKMTDRERDKVMPLIIQGFKDAAEEAGTSVTGGQTVLNPWIVLGGVATTVCQPNEFIMPDNAVPGDVLVLTKPLGTQVAVAVHQWLDIPEKWNKIKLVVTQEDVELAYQEAMMNMARLNRTAAGLMHTFNAHAATDITGFGILGHAQNLAKQQRNEVSFVIHNLPVLAKMAAVSKACGNMFGLMHGTCPETSGGLLICLPREQAARFCAEIKSPKYGEGHQAWIIGIVEKGNRTARIIDKPRIIEVAPQVATQNVNPTPGATS; this is translated from the exons ATGTCTGTTCGGGAGTCGTTTAACCCAGAGAGTTACGAGCTGGACAAGAGCTTCCGACTGACCCGCTTCACCGAACTGAAAGGTACAGGCTGCAAAGTGCCTCAGGATGTGTTACAGAAACTGCTCGAATCTCTCCAAGAAAACCATTTTCAGGAAGATGAACAGTTCCTGGGGGCAGTGATGCCCAGGCTGG GAATTGGGATGGACACTTGCGTTATTCCATTAAGGCACGGAGGTTTGTCGTTGGTTCAGACAACGGATTATATTTATCCTATTGTGGATGACCCTTATATGATG ggaCGGATAGCGTGTGCCAATGTCTTAAGTGACCTTTATGCCATGGGGGTCACGGAATGCGACAACATGTTGATGCTCCTTGGAATCAGCAATAAAATGACAGATAGG GAAAGAGACAAAGTGATGCCTCTAATTATCCAGGGTTTCAAAGATGCAGCAGAAGAGGCAGGAACATCTGTTACTGGTGGCCAAACAGTGTTAAATCCCTGGATTGTTTTAGGAGGAGTGGCCACGACAGTCTGTCAGCCTAATGAATTTATAAT gCCAGACAATGCAGTGCCAGGAGATGTGCTTGTATTAACTAAACCCTTGGGAACACAAGTGGCCGTAGCTGTCCACCAGTGGCTAGATATT CCAGAAAAGTGGAATAAAATCAAACTAGTGGTAACGCAGGAAGATGTAGAGCTAGCATACCAGGAAGCAATGATGAATATGGCACGGCTGAACCGAACAG CTGCTGGACTCATGCACACTTTCAACGCACACGCAGCTACAGACATCACGGGGTTTGGAATCCTGGGACACGCACAGAACCTTGCCAAGCAGCAGCGAAATGAGGTGTCCTTCGTTATTCATAACCTTCCTGTTCTCGCTAAGATGGCTGCTGTCAGTAAGGCTTGCGGAAACATGTTTGGCCTTATGCATGGGACTTGTCCAGAGACTTCAG gaGGCCTCCTCATCTGTTTACCACGGGAACAAGCAGCACGGTTCTGTGCTGAGATCAAGTCTCCAAAATACGGCGAGGGCCACCAAGCATGGATTATTGGCATTGTAGAGAAGGGCAACCGCACGGCCAGAATTATAGACAAACCACGAATCATTGAAGTTGCACCACAGGTGGCCACTCAGAACGTGAACCCAACGCCGGGTGCCACCTCTTAA
- the SEPHS1 gene encoding selenide, water dikinase 1 isoform X2 yields the protein MDTCVIPLRHGGLSLVQTTDYIYPIVDDPYMMGRIACANVLSDLYAMGVTECDNMLMLLGISNKMTDRERDKVMPLIIQGFKDAAEEAGTSVTGGQTVLNPWIVLGGVATTVCQPNEFIMPDNAVPGDVLVLTKPLGTQVAVAVHQWLDIPEKWNKIKLVVTQEDVELAYQEAMMNMARLNRTAAGLMHTFNAHAATDITGFGILGHAQNLAKQQRNEVSFVIHNLPVLAKMAAVSKACGNMFGLMHGTCPETSGGLLICLPREQAARFCAEIKSPKYGEGHQAWIIGIVEKGNRTARIIDKPRIIEVAPQVATQNVNPTPGATS from the exons ATGGACACTTGCGTTATTCCATTAAGGCACGGAGGTTTGTCGTTGGTTCAGACAACGGATTATATTTATCCTATTGTGGATGACCCTTATATGATG ggaCGGATAGCGTGTGCCAATGTCTTAAGTGACCTTTATGCCATGGGGGTCACGGAATGCGACAACATGTTGATGCTCCTTGGAATCAGCAATAAAATGACAGATAGG GAAAGAGACAAAGTGATGCCTCTAATTATCCAGGGTTTCAAAGATGCAGCAGAAGAGGCAGGAACATCTGTTACTGGTGGCCAAACAGTGTTAAATCCCTGGATTGTTTTAGGAGGAGTGGCCACGACAGTCTGTCAGCCTAATGAATTTATAAT gCCAGACAATGCAGTGCCAGGAGATGTGCTTGTATTAACTAAACCCTTGGGAACACAAGTGGCCGTAGCTGTCCACCAGTGGCTAGATATT CCAGAAAAGTGGAATAAAATCAAACTAGTGGTAACGCAGGAAGATGTAGAGCTAGCATACCAGGAAGCAATGATGAATATGGCACGGCTGAACCGAACAG CTGCTGGACTCATGCACACTTTCAACGCACACGCAGCTACAGACATCACGGGGTTTGGAATCCTGGGACACGCACAGAACCTTGCCAAGCAGCAGCGAAATGAGGTGTCCTTCGTTATTCATAACCTTCCTGTTCTCGCTAAGATGGCTGCTGTCAGTAAGGCTTGCGGAAACATGTTTGGCCTTATGCATGGGACTTGTCCAGAGACTTCAG gaGGCCTCCTCATCTGTTTACCACGGGAACAAGCAGCACGGTTCTGTGCTGAGATCAAGTCTCCAAAATACGGCGAGGGCCACCAAGCATGGATTATTGGCATTGTAGAGAAGGGCAACCGCACGGCCAGAATTATAGACAAACCACGAATCATTGAAGTTGCACCACAGGTGGCCACTCAGAACGTGAACCCAACGCCGGGTGCCACCTCTTAA